AGAGCAAAAAGAGGTGCTTATAGTGATGTTTATGCTTTAGCGGCAACTTTGTATACGATTTTAACAGGAGAAGCTCCAACAATGGCTCCAGTGAGGGCTATTGGTACGTCGTTGGTCGAACCAAAAAAGATTAATTCTAGTATTAGTGAAAAAGTGAATCAAGCAATTATTAAGGGGATGGAAATAAAGCCAGAAAATCGCCCTCAATCAATAGAAGAGTGGTTAAAATTGCTTTGTTTATAAGTCTGCAAAATATCAGATGTAAATTTATCGGCAATAAGAACTGGATCGCTAGAAATCACCAGTATTGTCTTAGAAATTTTATATAACGTACCTGGGATGACCAAAGTTCGCGGTACTCATTTCGGGGTAGCTACACCAATTTTCACACTGAAAGATGGGACTGTAGTGAAAACTTATACGAATCTATTTGGTGTCGATCACATATTTTTAGCTCATAAAGACAAAATAATGATATTTGGCGGTTTTGTTGGGTGGATTCATTCTGATGGTTTAAACAAAGCGATTAGTCAAATTAGGAAAGAGTTCACTTAATATCTTAATTATTATCTTGAATATATTAATTAGATGACAATTTCTGAAGACAGGTGATGGAGTGCGATCGCACTACCTCATTTAGGCGATCGCACCTTGCCTGTAAAATAAAATAATGGAAGCACAACCAAGAGATATTCAGCGTTATGTCACCTTTGATGACAGAGTTCCTTTTGATGAGTGGTTTGATTCTCTCCGGGATAAAAAAACCAAAAATAAGGTTGAGGCAAGGTTAGAGCGAGTTAAACTTGGTAATTTAGGAGAGTATCGCTCACTAAAAGAGGGAGTTTGTGAATTAAAAATTGATTATGGTCCAGGTTACCGAATTTATTTTGGACAAATTGGAACAACAATCGTGCTGCTTTTGTGTGGAGGAGATAAAAGCACTCAAGACCAAGATATTCTTAAAGCAATAGAATACTGGAAAGATTATAGGAGTTAAAACAATGCCCAAAAGCTTACCTTACCATGACTTTTTAATTTCGCATCTCAAAGACCCAAGTTATGCTGCTGGTTATATTGAGGCTATTTTAGAGGAAGAAGATCCAGAACCGGAACTGCTGAAAATGGCACTTAGCAATGTAGCTGAAGCGCTTGGTGAACAAAATATGACACCAGAACAAGCAAAAGTGCATCTAGAAAAACTAGACGAATTGCTATCACAACGCGGCAGCGAGGCGATTTATAATCTGGGAACTTGGTTAAATGCTTTGGGATTAAAGTTAACTGTTACTGTTGTTGAAAAAGCAGATAATACTAACACAAATGCTGCGATTAGCTCCGAATTAACTGTTAAGTAGCTATAATATTTATAACGATTTTTAACAATTTGTGCCCTCTCCTCTTCCTCTGCGTTCTCTCTCTTGAAAAGGTCTGATGCCTGCGGCAAGCCGCAAAGCGTCTACGGAGGAAACCTCAGCTCAGACTTTTCGCTGCTTCTCTGCGGTTCGTTATTAAATCAACACCACTCTACAATACGTTCAAATCGCAGTTCTGGATTCTCTGAACTCATTTGCATCAAATCTTCATCGGAGTACCAAGACGCCAAAATCGCTTTTTCGCTTTTCATAACTATGCGATCGCAAGCTAGATAGATAATTTAATTTTAGCTGACACGCCCTTTCCTCTTTTTCTCTGCGTCCTTGGCGCCTTGGCGGTTTATTCTAAAACTAATCGTGCATTGAAAAGCATTTTCAGGTAAAGTGCTTTTCAATAATATTATGCTTGATAAAATGCTTTCAGAACGCTTTACCGAAGCCCTTACCTACGCTACACAACTTCACGCAAACCAAATTCGTAAAGGTTCGGGTGTTCCTTATATCGCTCATTTGTTAGGTGTCGCCAGTATTGCCTTAGAATATGGGGCAAATGAAGATGAAGCGATCGCAGCCCTTTTACATGATGCCATAGAAGACCAAGGTGGAGCGACAACCAGAGAAGAAATTCGCCGTCGCTTTGGAGACAATGTAACAGCAATTGTCGATGGTTGCACTGACTCTGACACTATACCTAAACCACCTTGGCGACAACGTAAAGAAGCATATATTGCTCATATTCCTACAGCATCGCCATCGGTGTTACTTGTTTCCGGAGCCGATAAACTGTATAATGCTCAATCAATTCGCAAAGATTATCGCGTGTTGGGCGAATCACTTTGGGAACGCTTTAAAGGTGGCAAAGAAGGTACGCTTTGGTATTATAGAACGCTTGTAGATACTTTCCACAAAACTGGATCGATCCCCATGATTGAAGAATTAGAAAGGGTGGTTGCAGAAATAGAAGTTTTGGCTAGTTCGGCTGATTATTCGGGTGGGTGAGGAATAGTAATTGAACCAAATTCAGTTTTGCCGTTTTTCATCGCATCGAAAGTACCTTTAATAGTACCTGCGATCGGCACAGCAACAAGTGTTCCCAAAAACCCAGCAATTTCAAATCCCATCAAAATAGAAACGAAAATCCAGATGGGATTAAGCCCGATAAAATCGCCGAATAATTTGGGTGCTATCAAATTATCTTTAACCTGCTGCAACAAAAGCGCTGCTATTGCGACTTGAATTGCTAGCAACCAACTTTGCAGCAGTACCAAAATTACCACCAAACCGATACCAAGAGACGCCCCAATAAAAGGAATTAGTTCGGAGATGCCAATAAGTATGGCAAACAACAAAGCAAACGGCACCTTGAGAATCAAGAAAATCGGGGTGAGACAAACTATCATAAACAGCCCCAGCAAAAGTTGGCTGAGGAAAAAGTTGTGGAAATTAAGGCGTAAAGATGTAATTAAGGGGACTCGAATGTTAGATGGTAAGAGATTAACCATACCAGACCAAACGCGATCGCCATACAAAAGCATGTAAAATGCCAGTACGACTATTAAAACTATATTGAGCAATCCTGATAACAGCGTCCCAGCCACACCCACAGCACTAGAGGCTAGTTGTTGCACCGCACTCTGAATACTGACATTGATTTGATTGCTCACAACCCTCAAATCTAATGGCAAACGCCGCTGTCTCGCCAACGCCTCAAACTGTTGTAAATTTTCTTGACTAGCGCTTAACAAACCAGGAATTTTATTTAAAAGTTGAAGCGTTTGGTCAACTACTACGGGCACTAAGGTCACACCCAGAATTATAAACAGCGTTAAAGCTGTCAGCAAAACTATAATTACTGCCTGAGTGCGCGTAATTCGAGCGCGTTCAAAAAACTTAACTGGATAATTCAGTAAAAAAGCAAGAATCGCGGCAACGATCAAAATGGTAATTGGATGCTGAAATAAGCGATAAAACTGAGATACCAACCAAATATTCAGAGCGATAATTGGACCGCTCAGACCATAGAATAACAGACTTTTAACAGAGGCTGAACGGCGCATATTGGCTGGGGACTCTTTACTGGGGACTGGGGAGCGATCTTGCAGGATAGGTAAAACTCAGCTGGTGCTGATGAATATGATAAATATTTTTAACAAAGATGTGTAAGCGTACCTGATAAAAAAAAGCAAATCATCATGGACAAAGCTATAGCTGACCTTCGCAAAGATTATACCTTAGAGGGTCTAAGCGTCTCGGAAGTTGATTTAAATCCTTTTAGACAGTTTAAAAAATGGTTCAATCAGGCACTAGATGCCCAACTTCCCGAACCGAATGCCATGACTATTGCCACTGCTACACCAGAGGGCAATCCGTCGGCAAGAATGGTGCTACTGAAAGATTTTGATGAGCGTGGTTTTGTTTTTTACACTAACTATAATAGTCAAAAAGGACAAGAATTAGCAGAAAATCCCCAGGCATCTCTTGTTTTTTGGTGGGCAGAACTAGAACGACAAGTCCGTATTTATGGACGGGTTGAGAAAGTTTCGGAATACGAGTCAGATGAGTATTTTCACAGTCGTCCGTTAAATAGTCGCTTGGGTGCGTGGGCATCTAATCAAAGCGAGGTGATAGAAAACAGAGAAGTTCTTGAGCAACGCTTGCAAGAACTTCAGGTAAAATATGAAAATCAAGATGTGCCGCGACCGCAGCACTGGGGAGGGGTGCGAGTGATCCCCACAAAAATTGAGTTTTGGCAAGGACGCCCCAGCCGCCTGCACGATCGCTTGCTTTATACTTGCTTGGATGATAAAAGTTGGAAAATAGAGCGTTTGTCACCTTAATCGTTTTCGTCTAGCCAAGGTGGTATTGCACCTATTAATTGCTTGGGTGGTTCTATTCCACGAGAACCACCTGGCTCAGTTTTGCGAGGTTTGCCGATATTTGGTGGCTTGATATCTCTAGAAGAACTATCCTTTTGTTCTTTATTTTTGTCATCGCTCATTTTATACTCTCCTTATGAATTGGTAATTGGGAATTGGGAATTGGTAATTGGTAATTGGTAATTGAGAATTGAGAATTGGTAATTGGGAATTGGTAATTGAGAATTGGGAATTGGGAATTATTTTTATTACCCATTACCCATTATCCATTACCCATTACCCATTACCCATTATCCATTACCCATTCCCCATTCCCCATTACCCATTCCCCATTACCCAAAGAATTTCCTCTGTGTGCTTGGTAAAATTTTTACCTATTAAGCTGGGAAGTTCGGGTACTTCATTCAATTTCTTCAACATAATGAATTTCAATTCCGCATAATCTTCACAAATGCCTTGTAAATCTGGATCTTTACCAGCCCATTCCCAAATTGTGCGTTGGTTGTCTCGCACTAGAGCGTAAACTAAATAACGGCGTGCTAGTGAAAGCGCAGTTATTACCCCAGCATTAATGCGGTGAGCGATCGCATACCAAGCCGCTAGATTATATAAAAACCGAGTATTTAACTCTGATGTCTCATCCCAATTTTTCTTCAGTTTGTCTATTTCTGCGATCGCTTCCTGAATCAAATTGACATCACCTGTCATTAGCCCAGCCATCGCTTTACCAATTATAATTCTGCGCTTGACAGATTCATCAAGACATGCATGAAGTGCGCGATCGTATTGCAGTAGTGCTTGACGTTGGTAATTGAGACATTCTTTGTCTATCTGTGTTCTTCCAAAGATGCTGTATGTGTCAGCTAAATTTTCGTAAGGTTGAAACCATTCAGGATACAAAACTATTGCTTGCTGTAAATCTTCAATTGCCAATTCGTAGAACAATTTGCCCTGAGTCGCAGCGCTGGTTAGATTAAGAACGCCAAAAAAGTTATAAATCTTAGCTTGATAGCGATCGCGTTTTCGTCCCAAGTAATACCAGGGCACAGCAGCCACCATTTCTCGGCGACTGAGTTCTAACGCCAGCCAGCGAATAGCCGAGCCTAGTAACTT
Above is a genomic segment from Tolypothrix sp. NIES-4075 containing:
- a CDS encoding type II toxin-antitoxin system RelE/ParE family toxin, which encodes MEAQPRDIQRYVTFDDRVPFDEWFDSLRDKKTKNKVEARLERVKLGNLGEYRSLKEGVCELKIDYGPGYRIYFGQIGTTIVLLLCGGDKSTQDQDILKAIEYWKDYRS
- a CDS encoding helix-turn-helix domain-containing transcriptional regulator is translated as MPKSLPYHDFLISHLKDPSYAAGYIEAILEEEDPEPELLKMALSNVAEALGEQNMTPEQAKVHLEKLDELLSQRGSEAIYNLGTWLNALGLKLTVTVVEKADNTNTNAAISSELTVK
- a CDS encoding HD domain-containing protein, which gives rise to MLSERFTEALTYATQLHANQIRKGSGVPYIAHLLGVASIALEYGANEDEAIAALLHDAIEDQGGATTREEIRRRFGDNVTAIVDGCTDSDTIPKPPWRQRKEAYIAHIPTASPSVLLVSGADKLYNAQSIRKDYRVLGESLWERFKGGKEGTLWYYRTLVDTFHKTGSIPMIEELERVVAEIEVLASSADYSGG
- a CDS encoding AI-2E family transporter; amino-acid sequence: MRRSASVKSLLFYGLSGPIIALNIWLVSQFYRLFQHPITILIVAAILAFLLNYPVKFFERARITRTQAVIIVLLTALTLFIILGVTLVPVVVDQTLQLLNKIPGLLSASQENLQQFEALARQRRLPLDLRVVSNQINVSIQSAVQQLASSAVGVAGTLLSGLLNIVLIVVLAFYMLLYGDRVWSGMVNLLPSNIRVPLITSLRLNFHNFFLSQLLLGLFMIVCLTPIFLILKVPFALLFAILIGISELIPFIGASLGIGLVVILVLLQSWLLAIQVAIAALLLQQVKDNLIAPKLFGDFIGLNPIWIFVSILMGFEIAGFLGTLVAVPIAGTIKGTFDAMKNGKTEFGSITIPHPPE
- the pdxH gene encoding pyridoxamine 5'-phosphate oxidase; this encodes MDKAIADLRKDYTLEGLSVSEVDLNPFRQFKKWFNQALDAQLPEPNAMTIATATPEGNPSARMVLLKDFDERGFVFYTNYNSQKGQELAENPQASLVFWWAELERQVRIYGRVEKVSEYESDEYFHSRPLNSRLGAWASNQSEVIENREVLEQRLQELQVKYENQDVPRPQHWGGVRVIPTKIEFWQGRPSRLHDRLLYTCLDDKSWKIERLSP